In a single window of the Deinococcus aetherius genome:
- the hspR gene encoding heat shock protein transcriptional repressor HspR, fused homodimer type has translation MAADSKHRPVYVISVAAELVDMHPQTLRLYERKGLIRPGRSSGKTRLYSERDIEHLREIRRLTQELGVNLAGVEEVMRLQHELDDLQGEFEAEIERIEDELRERASQPQALPAPDGKADPRDRPVYVISIAAELVDMHPQTLRLYERKQLIRPGRSSGKTRLYSERDIEHLREIRRLTQELGVNLAGVEEIMRLRHQLDASRSHMEGNVRRIQQDITERMTSWRTLPAPERAGEPEDGGDGKDADNSGALEERESAAAGRRGRRGS, from the coding sequence ATGGCCGCCGACTCCAAGCATCGCCCCGTGTACGTGATCTCGGTCGCGGCGGAACTCGTGGACATGCATCCGCAGACGTTGCGGCTGTATGAACGCAAGGGCCTGATTCGCCCCGGTCGCTCCAGCGGCAAGACGAGGCTGTATTCCGAGCGCGACATCGAGCACCTGCGCGAAATCCGGCGGCTGACCCAGGAACTCGGCGTCAACCTCGCCGGGGTCGAGGAGGTCATGCGCCTCCAGCACGAACTCGACGACCTCCAGGGCGAATTCGAGGCCGAGATCGAACGCATCGAGGACGAGCTGCGCGAGCGGGCCTCCCAGCCCCAGGCCCTGCCCGCCCCGGACGGCAAGGCGGACCCCAGGGACCGCCCGGTGTACGTGATCTCCATCGCGGCGGAACTCGTGGACATGCACCCGCAGACCTTGCGGCTGTACGAGCGCAAGCAACTCATCCGCCCGGGCCGCTCCAGTGGCAAGACGCGGCTGTATTCCGAGCGCGATATCGAGCACCTGCGCGAAATCCGGCGGCTGACCCAGGAACTCGGGGTCAATCTCGCTGGCGTCGAGGAGATCATGCGGCTGCGCCACCAACTCGACGCCTCGCGCTCGCACATGGAGGGCAACGTCCGCCGCATCCAGCAGGACATCACCGAGCGGATGACGAGCTGGCGGACGCTGCCCGCCCCCGAGCGCGCCGGAGAGCCGGAAGACGGCGGTGACGGGAAGGACGCGGACAACTCGGGCGCCCTGGAGGAACGCGAAAGTGCAGCAGCGGGTCGGCGCGGGCGTCGCGGTTCTTGA